One genomic window of Evansella cellulosilytica DSM 2522 includes the following:
- a CDS encoding GatB/YqeY domain-containing protein encodes MSLLDQLNQDMKDAMKKKEKQRLSVIRSVKSLLQNEAIKHGAELSEEDELTVLNREMKQRKESLHEFEQANREDLVEKTKVEIELLKVYMPSQLSDEELQQIVKETIEEVGASNKADMGKVMGAIMPKVKGKADGGKVKQLVQTLLT; translated from the coding sequence TTGAGTCTTCTTGATCAACTTAATCAAGATATGAAGGACGCGATGAAGAAAAAAGAAAAGCAACGTCTATCTGTAATTCGATCAGTGAAGTCGCTATTGCAAAATGAAGCGATAAAGCACGGGGCTGAATTATCGGAGGAAGATGAGCTTACTGTTCTCAATCGTGAAATGAAGCAAAGAAAAGAATCCCTCCATGAATTTGAACAAGCCAATCGTGAAGACCTGGTTGAAAAAACGAAGGTAGAGATTGAACTTCTTAAAGTATATATGCCGTCGCAACTATCTGATGAAGAGCTCCAGCAAATCGTAAAAGAAACAATCGAAGAGGTCGGAGCGTCTAATAAAGCAGATATGGGGAAAGTGATGGGAGCCATCATGCCGAAGGTTAAAGGAAAAGCGGATGGTGGAAAAGTAAAACAACTTGTTCAAACATTGTTAACGTAA
- the deoC gene encoding deoxyribose-phosphate aldolase → MTTTNLAALIDHTLLKPDATKDQIITLANEAEEYNFASVCVNPTWVPTAFAVLKDTQVKVCTVIGFPLGASTSEVKALETKNAIENGATEVDMVINIGELKESNDEYVHNDIKAVVEAAQNKALTKVIIETSLLTDEEKVRACEIAVKAGADYVKTSTGFSGGGATVDDITLMRKTVGPNIGVKASGGVRDRETAVAMVEAGATRIGASAGIAIVRGEKGTETY, encoded by the coding sequence ATGACTACTACAAATCTTGCAGCTTTAATTGATCATACTTTATTAAAGCCAGACGCAACGAAAGATCAAATTATTACATTAGCAAATGAGGCAGAAGAATATAATTTTGCTTCTGTGTGTGTTAATCCAACTTGGGTACCTACAGCATTTGCAGTATTAAAGGATACACAAGTGAAGGTGTGTACTGTAATAGGATTTCCATTAGGTGCAAGCACTTCTGAAGTAAAGGCACTAGAAACGAAAAATGCAATTGAAAATGGAGCAACAGAAGTAGATATGGTTATTAATATCGGAGAACTGAAAGAAAGCAATGATGAATACGTACATAATGATATAAAAGCGGTTGTAGAGGCAGCACAAAATAAAGCATTAACGAAAGTTATTATTGAGACTTCCCTTTTAACAGATGAAGAAAAAGTACGAGCTTGTGAGATTGCTGTAAAGGCTGGAGCAGATTATGTGAAGACATCAACTGGTTTTTCTGGTGGAGGGGCGACGGTAGATGATATTACCTTAATGAGGAAAACAGTAGGCCCAAATATTGGAGTGAAAGCATCTGGTGGAGTAAGAGACCGTGAAACTGCAGTAGCGATGGTAGAGGCTGGTGCAACAAGAATAGGTGCTAGTGCTGGAATTGCTATCGTTAGAGGAGAAAAAGGCACTGAAACATATTAA
- the yqfC gene encoding sporulation protein YqfC, which yields MKQLRMRMKRWMTQKMDLPADVMMDLPRITMIGNFHIYIENHKGVIRFTREELRLRLTEGELLVVGSDFVIKNILPEEILLEGVLDDIRFIKEGSNSR from the coding sequence ATGAAGCAACTACGAATGCGCATGAAACGATGGATGACTCAAAAAATGGATCTGCCAGCAGATGTCATGATGGACTTACCGAGAATTACAATGATCGGTAACTTTCATATATACATAGAAAATCATAAAGGGGTTATTCGCTTCACGAGAGAAGAATTAAGACTCCGTTTAACAGAAGGCGAACTACTCGTTGTTGGCAGTGATTTTGTTATCAAAAATATATTACCTGAGGAGATATTATTGGAGGGAGTTCTTGACGATATCCGTTTTATAAAAGAAGGGAGCAATAGTAGGTGA
- the yqfD gene encoding sporulation protein YqfD, translating into MKNQWVHKISGYVRIKISGPYPELFINRCIDNGINIWDIHSVGKEVLVCSVLLDETPKLRRMARLSDCKIKFIQRKGFPFLWAKLWKRNGLLFGAAAFFALLYILSNMVWGIEIEGASAPVEHDLREAVTDLGIKQGAFQFRLPPPEEIQSIVTDKITDATWIGVTKKGTTYHFQVVEKQLAEKEPKEAPGHIVAKQKAVVYDLFVEEGKPVVEINQLVEKGEMLVSGLIGKEGEEEQVAAKGEILGEMWYEASVEIPLSRTLHAVTGNQYRTHQLYFGDFSIPIWGWNPPEYEHIKEENYKGEWEIFGFQMPINYGYKDVLEAEEIEKEKAVEQAIEIAVEEGGEKVLSQFSDSAQKIDEKVLHHEVEDGKVIVIIHYRIVDEIGTKQPIIQGD; encoded by the coding sequence ATGAAGAATCAATGGGTGCATAAAATTTCTGGGTATGTTCGAATAAAAATTTCTGGACCATACCCAGAACTATTTATCAATCGCTGTATTGATAACGGGATTAATATTTGGGATATCCATAGTGTGGGCAAAGAAGTACTTGTTTGTTCTGTATTATTGGACGAGACTCCAAAGCTCCGTAGAATGGCACGATTATCTGATTGTAAAATAAAATTTATCCAAAGAAAAGGGTTCCCTTTTCTTTGGGCTAAATTGTGGAAAAGAAATGGATTACTCTTTGGCGCTGCGGCATTTTTTGCATTACTATATATTTTATCTAACATGGTATGGGGAATTGAAATAGAAGGCGCCTCCGCACCAGTTGAGCACGATCTCCGTGAAGCAGTGACTGATTTAGGTATTAAACAAGGTGCTTTTCAATTTAGATTACCACCACCTGAAGAAATTCAGTCAATTGTTACGGATAAGATTACAGATGCAACTTGGATTGGTGTGACAAAAAAAGGTACAACCTATCATTTTCAAGTCGTAGAAAAACAACTGGCTGAAAAAGAACCGAAAGAAGCACCCGGGCACATAGTAGCGAAGCAAAAGGCGGTCGTCTATGATCTGTTCGTAGAAGAAGGGAAACCAGTTGTAGAAATAAATCAACTCGTAGAAAAAGGTGAGATGCTAGTATCTGGTTTGATTGGTAAAGAAGGGGAAGAAGAGCAAGTTGCAGCAAAAGGGGAAATCTTAGGTGAAATGTGGTACGAAGCTAGTGTTGAGATTCCATTATCTCGTACACTTCATGCAGTAACAGGTAATCAATATCGAACTCATCAACTTTATTTTGGAGATTTTAGTATTCCTATATGGGGATGGAATCCACCTGAATATGAGCATATTAAAGAGGAAAACTATAAGGGAGAGTGGGAGATCTTTGGTTTTCAAATGCCCATTAATTACGGATATAAAGATGTTTTAGAAGCGGAAGAAATAGAGAAAGAAAAAGCGGTAGAACAAGCAATAGAAATAGCGGTAGAAGAGGGTGGAGAGAAGGTGTTGTCTCAATTTTCGGACAGTGCACAAAAAATCGACGAAAAAGTTTTGCACCACGAGGTTGAGGATGGTAAAGTTATAGTAATCATTCACTATAGAATAGTGGATGAAATAGGCACGAAACAACCGATAATTCAAGGAGACTGA
- the mtaB gene encoding tRNA (N(6)-L-threonylcarbamoyladenosine(37)-C(2))-methylthiotransferase MtaB, which produces MPTVAFHTLGCKVNHYETEAIWQLFQQEGYEKTDFNHSSDVYVINTCTVTNTGDKKSRQVIRRAIRKNPEAVVCVTGCYAQTSPAEIMAIPGVDIVVGTQDRHKLIPYIEQYQKEREPINGVGNIMKARVYEELDVPAFTDRTRASLKIQEGCNNFCTFCIIPWARGLMRSRKPEEVIKQAEQLVASGYKEIVLTGIHTGGYGEDMKDYSLANLLLDLEKVDGLKRIRISSIEASQITDEVIQVIDQSEKVVNHLHVPLQSGSNSVLKRMRRKYTTAFFYERVEKLKKALPGLAVTSDVIVGFPGETEEEFNETFEFIKKVGFSELHVFPYSKRTGTPAARMDDQVDDDVKNERVHKLIALSTQLAKEYASSYEGEVLEMIPEELDKENPDAGLYVGYTDNYLKVRVKADESIVGEIVKVKIDKAGYPFNKGSFVRIIKEVKQEVV; this is translated from the coding sequence ATGCCAACTGTAGCTTTCCATACATTAGGCTGTAAAGTAAATCATTATGAAACAGAGGCGATATGGCAGCTGTTTCAACAGGAAGGATACGAGAAAACTGATTTTAACCATAGTTCAGACGTATACGTTATTAATACATGTACGGTAACAAATACAGGTGATAAAAAAAGTCGCCAAGTAATTAGGCGTGCGATTCGTAAAAATCCAGAAGCAGTTGTTTGTGTAACTGGTTGTTATGCGCAAACTTCTCCAGCTGAGATTATGGCCATTCCTGGAGTTGATATTGTTGTAGGAACGCAGGACCGACATAAGTTAATTCCATATATTGAGCAATATCAAAAAGAACGAGAGCCGATCAATGGGGTAGGTAATATTATGAAGGCTCGTGTATATGAGGAATTAGATGTTCCAGCATTTACAGATAGAACGAGGGCTTCTTTGAAAATCCAAGAAGGTTGTAATAATTTTTGTACATTTTGTATCATTCCATGGGCGAGAGGTTTAATGCGTTCAAGAAAGCCTGAGGAAGTAATTAAACAGGCTGAGCAATTAGTAGCTTCAGGTTATAAAGAAATTGTCCTCACAGGTATTCATACAGGTGGTTACGGGGAAGATATGAAGGATTACAGTTTAGCGAATCTATTATTAGACCTTGAGAAGGTAGATGGTCTAAAACGCATACGAATTTCTTCTATAGAAGCGAGTCAAATTACGGATGAGGTCATTCAAGTCATCGATCAATCCGAAAAGGTTGTTAACCATTTACACGTACCACTTCAATCTGGATCAAATAGTGTATTAAAAAGAATGAGAAGAAAGTACACGACAGCATTTTTCTATGAAAGAGTAGAAAAGCTGAAAAAAGCACTACCTGGTCTAGCGGTAACTTCAGATGTTATTGTAGGATTCCCTGGTGAAACTGAGGAAGAGTTTAACGAAACATTTGAATTTATTAAGAAAGTTGGTTTTTCTGAACTTCACGTCTTCCCATACTCAAAGCGCACAGGTACGCCAGCAGCAAGAATGGATGATCAAGTTGACGATGATGTTAAAAACGAACGCGTTCATAAATTAATTGCTTTATCAACTCAGCTAGCGAAAGAATATGCATCTAGCTATGAAGGGGAAGTATTAGAAATGATCCCTGAAGAGCTAGATAAAGAAAATCCTGATGCTGGACTTTATGTGGGCTACACAGATAACTATTTAAAAGTCAGAGTCAAAGCGGATGAGAGTATAGTTGGTGAAATAGTTAAAGTTAAAATAGACAAAGCCGGTTACCCTTTTAATAAAGGGAGTTTTGTACGCATCATAAAAGAAGTTAAACAAGAAGTTGTATGA
- a CDS encoding NfeD family protein: MKRIRLIFFSLMMLFSIGLSLVPIQAQGDGSDKLVYYIPVEQEVERGLVAFLQRSINTALEDGADHIVFEINTPGGLVAAANEIAALIENTPTPTTAFVIDEAMSAGAYISLKADQIVMVPGARMGAAQVISGGDGNAADDKAHSAWLATMKAAAEGNDRDPLYALAMADPSIDLPEYRAGVDDLLSLTASEALEVGYAEAIASNREELLQFLGLENAREQEMEVSFAEQIARFVTNPIVISILLSVASLGLVLELYSPGFGVPGIMGASALFLFFFGHHVAGFAGMETFILFAVGVVLLLIEIFVPGFGIFGIIGIGAIIGSMVLASYSMSVVLTSLLIAAILTIIVSIIFFKYVGYKGPLKRVVLKDSIKTEEGYISNVTRSEIVGRTGEALTALRPSGTALIEDERLDVVSEGGFIAKGSKVKVVSTSGSRIVVRESKTND, encoded by the coding sequence GTGAAACGAATTAGGTTAATATTTTTCTCATTAATGATGCTTTTTAGTATAGGTTTGTCCCTTGTCCCTATTCAAGCACAAGGAGACGGGTCAGATAAGCTCGTATACTACATTCCTGTTGAACAGGAAGTTGAAAGAGGTCTTGTCGCATTTTTACAAAGGTCTATCAACACAGCCTTAGAGGATGGAGCAGATCATATTGTATTTGAAATAAATACTCCAGGAGGTCTTGTTGCTGCTGCAAATGAGATCGCAGCCTTAATCGAAAACACTCCTACGCCAACGACTGCTTTTGTTATCGATGAGGCGATGTCAGCTGGCGCTTATATTTCATTAAAAGCGGACCAAATTGTGATGGTCCCAGGTGCTAGAATGGGTGCCGCCCAAGTAATTTCTGGGGGGGACGGTAATGCAGCTGACGATAAAGCTCATTCAGCATGGTTAGCGACTATGAAGGCTGCTGCGGAAGGAAATGACCGTGACCCTTTGTATGCATTAGCAATGGCTGATCCAAGCATTGATTTACCTGAGTATCGTGCTGGAGTAGATGATTTGTTATCATTAACAGCTAGCGAAGCGTTAGAAGTAGGCTATGCGGAAGCAATTGCATCAAATCGAGAAGAGCTTTTACAGTTTTTAGGTTTAGAGAATGCCCGTGAGCAAGAAATGGAAGTTAGCTTTGCAGAGCAAATTGCCCGATTCGTGACAAATCCTATTGTTATCTCTATTTTGTTATCGGTCGCTAGTTTAGGTCTCGTTTTAGAGTTATACTCGCCAGGCTTTGGAGTACCAGGTATTATGGGAGCTTCTGCACTATTTTTATTTTTCTTCGGTCATCATGTGGCCGGATTTGCAGGGATGGAAACGTTTATACTGTTTGCTGTAGGTGTTGTACTATTATTGATCGAAATATTCGTGCCTGGCTTTGGAATATTTGGTATCATAGGTATTGGGGCTATTATCGGAAGTATGGTGTTAGCTTCCTACTCTATGTCTGTTGTACTTACTTCCTTGTTAATAGCGGCAATTTTAACTATTATTGTGTCAATCATATTTTTCAAATATGTTGGCTATAAAGGTCCACTAAAGCGGGTAGTTTTAAAAGATTCAATTAAAACTGAGGAAGGTTATATCTCGAATGTGACCCGTAGTGAAATTGTAGGCAGGACAGGTGAGGCGTTAACAGCATTAAGACCGTCAGGGACAGCGCTTATTGAAGATGAACGATTAGATGTCGTCTCCGAAGGTGGATTTATCGCCAAAGGAAGTAAAGTAAAAGTAGTGAGTACTTCGGGTTCACGTATTGTTGTTCGTGAATCGAAAACAAATGATTAA
- a CDS encoding 16S rRNA (uracil(1498)-N(3))-methyltransferase has product MQRYFINPQMFHEDHVVISGDDAKHISRVMRMEQGDNIICCTTSGVCYECVISEMKDSYIYATIEKQESKSVELPVNVTIGHGLPKGDKFEWVIQKGTELGAKNFLPFEAERSIVKLDKKKADKKIDRWNKIAKEAAEQSHRQQLPKVMEVQRFSQLLDHVDGYSYVLVAYEEAAKNDEKSQLFSVLQEVKKGESILFLFGPEGGFSDREINELTKKGALICGLGPRILRSETAPLYGLTAISYHLELLG; this is encoded by the coding sequence ATGCAAAGGTATTTTATAAATCCACAGATGTTTCATGAAGATCATGTAGTGATATCTGGCGATGACGCTAAGCATATTAGCCGAGTCATGAGAATGGAGCAAGGTGATAATATTATTTGTTGTACAACAAGTGGCGTATGTTACGAATGTGTAATATCTGAAATGAAAGATAGTTACATATATGCGACTATTGAAAAACAAGAATCTAAAAGTGTGGAGCTACCAGTGAATGTAACGATAGGTCATGGTCTTCCTAAAGGAGATAAATTTGAGTGGGTTATCCAAAAAGGCACCGAATTAGGGGCAAAGAACTTTTTACCATTTGAAGCAGAACGTTCTATCGTTAAGTTAGACAAAAAGAAAGCAGACAAAAAGATAGATCGTTGGAATAAAATCGCAAAGGAAGCAGCAGAACAATCCCATCGACAGCAATTGCCAAAGGTAATGGAAGTTCAACGTTTTTCTCAATTGTTAGATCATGTTGATGGTTATTCCTATGTTTTAGTTGCTTATGAAGAAGCAGCTAAAAACGATGAGAAAAGCCAATTGTTTTCAGTGTTACAGGAAGTGAAAAAAGGAGAATCAATCTTATTCCTATTTGGACCTGAAGGTGGTTTTTCTGATCGTGAAATTAATGAATTAACAAAAAAAGGTGCACTTATTTGTGGGCTGGGACCTAGAATATTGAGGAGTGAAACTGCTCCTTTATATGGGTTAACAGCCATATCATATCATTTAGAATTACTGGGGTGA
- the rpsU gene encoding 30S ribosomal protein S21 codes for MAETRVRKNESIDAALRRFKRTMSKEGTLAEVRKRKHYEKPSIKRKKKSEAARKRKF; via the coding sequence ATGGCAGAAACACGTGTACGTAAAAATGAATCCATAGACGCTGCTCTTCGTCGCTTCAAGAGAACCATGTCAAAAGAAGGCACATTGGCAGAGGTTCGTAAGCGCAAGCACTATGAAAAACCAAGTATTAAGCGTAAAAAGAAATCAGAAGCAGCTCGTAAGCGTAAGTTCTAA
- a CDS encoding Na/Pi symporter, translated as MNQIFSLFAIYISLFLFGMTVMRHGLMQLQQNKMKTWIYTFVDHPAKGFLVGILVTAILQSSSAVMIITVGLVAAKYIPFKHSIGIILGTNIGTVVTLEVLAIDLSWLIFPLLIIGIFFLLTKNYIVFSIGCFLFGFSSIIVAMDGFQSLSYPISSITSIYNWFLITNEYTALALSIGISLTAIIQSSSAVIAMSMSFMNENILHLPTGIIIMLGANLGTCTTAWLASLGGSKESKLTAYAHIWINFIGLVIFLPFVPIFSQFIEQLSSVPSQQLAHATLIYNVVCSILILPFTNQFSQLIQRIHRTPLK; from the coding sequence ATGAATCAAATTTTTTCCCTTTTTGCAATATACATATCACTCTTTTTATTTGGAATGACTGTCATGCGACATGGTTTAATGCAACTACAACAAAACAAAATGAAAACATGGATATATACTTTCGTCGATCACCCTGCTAAAGGTTTTCTTGTAGGAATATTAGTCACTGCTATCCTGCAAAGCAGTTCTGCAGTCATGATAATAACTGTAGGATTAGTTGCTGCTAAGTATATTCCGTTTAAGCATTCTATCGGAATTATCCTTGGAACAAACATTGGTACTGTCGTAACGTTAGAGGTTTTAGCGATAGACCTTTCATGGCTAATTTTCCCTTTACTAATCATCGGGATATTTTTTCTTTTGACGAAAAATTATATTGTATTTAGCATAGGGTGCTTCTTATTTGGTTTTAGTAGTATTATAGTAGCTATGGATGGGTTTCAATCCCTTTCCTATCCTATTTCTTCCATTACATCTATATATAATTGGTTCTTAATTACAAATGAGTATACTGCTCTAGCTCTATCTATTGGTATATCATTAACAGCTATTATTCAATCGAGTTCTGCTGTGATTGCAATGTCCATGAGCTTTATGAATGAGAATATATTACATTTACCTACTGGTATAATAATCATGCTTGGAGCTAATTTAGGCACATGTACGACAGCTTGGTTAGCAAGTCTTGGTGGTAGTAAGGAGTCAAAACTTACTGCGTATGCGCATATATGGATTAATTTTATTGGTCTCGTTATCTTTTTACCCTTTGTCCCAATTTTTTCGCAGTTTATCGAGCAGTTATCATCCGTACCATCACAGCAGTTAGCCCATGCTACTCTCATTTATAACGTCGTTTGTTCCATACTTATACTTCCGTTTACTAACCAGTTTTCTCAGCTCATTCAAAGGATTCATAGGACGCCACTAAAATGA
- the floA gene encoding flotillin-like protein FloA (flotillin-like protein involved in membrane lipid rafts), which yields MNTGDIGLIIILGVIIIAFAVLFTFVPVMLWISAWAAGVKVGIFTLVGMRLRRVIPHRVINPLIKAVKAGLDINTNKLEGHYLAGGNVDRVVNALIAAQRANIELPFERAAAIDLAGRDVLEAVQMSVNPKVIETPFIAGVAMDGIEVKAKARITVRANIDRLVGGAGEDTVIARVGEGIVSTIGSSQNHKGVLENPDLISQTVLSKGLDSGTAFEILSIDIADIDIGKNIGAGLQTDQAEADKKIAQAKAEERRAMAVAQEQEMKARVEEMRAKVVEAEAEVPLAMAEAFRSGNMGVMDYMNMKNVMADTDMRDSIGKATDNNKDKK from the coding sequence ATGAACACAGGAGATATTGGCTTAATTATTATTCTAGGGGTAATAATTATCGCATTTGCTGTATTATTTACGTTTGTTCCTGTCATGCTTTGGATTTCAGCATGGGCAGCAGGAGTTAAGGTTGGAATTTTCACATTAGTAGGGATGAGATTACGTCGTGTCATTCCACATCGTGTTATTAATCCATTAATTAAAGCGGTAAAAGCTGGATTAGACATTAACACGAACAAGTTAGAGGGACATTATTTAGCTGGTGGTAACGTAGACCGCGTTGTTAATGCACTTATTGCCGCACAGCGAGCGAACATAGAATTACCATTTGAAAGAGCAGCAGCGATCGATTTAGCAGGTCGTGACGTATTAGAAGCTGTACAAATGAGTGTTAACCCGAAGGTTATTGAAACACCATTTATTGCCGGTGTAGCGATGGATGGTATTGAAGTAAAAGCAAAGGCACGTATTACTGTTCGAGCTAACATCGATCGTCTCGTTGGTGGTGCTGGTGAAGATACAGTTATCGCTCGTGTTGGTGAAGGGATAGTATCTACAATTGGTTCTTCCCAAAACCATAAAGGGGTACTAGAAAACCCAGACTTAATTTCTCAAACGGTATTATCAAAGGGTCTTGATTCAGGTACGGCTTTTGAAATTCTTTCCATTGATATTGCCGATATTGATATCGGTAAAAACATTGGTGCAGGGCTACAGACAGACCAAGCAGAGGCAGATAAGAAAATTGCTCAAGCGAAAGCAGAAGAACGTCGTGCTATGGCCGTTGCCCAAGAGCAAGAGATGAAAGCAAGAGTAGAAGAAATGCGTGCAAAGGTTGTAGAAGCGGAAGCAGAAGTTCCTTTAGCAATGGCAGAAGCGTTCCGCTCAGGAAACATGGGCGTAATGGATTACATGAATATGAAAAATGTCATGGCTGATACTGATATGAGAGATTCAATTGGTAAAGCAACTGACAATAACAAAGATAAAAAATAA
- a CDS encoding PhoH family protein: MTDKKQHILLSIQNANEVQALFGPNDRHLKRLEEAFETTILTRGEEVSIEGSEEVGQKIEGILLTLLQLIRKGTPIHERDVVYAAQLAERDMLHELPDLFDDKITVSAKGKPILAKTLGQRHYVSAIRKHDIVFGIGPAGTGKTYLAVVMAVHALKEGHIKRIVLTRPAVEAGESLGFLPGDLKEKVDPYLRPLYDALHDVLGFEQTERLLERGTIEIAPLAYMRGRTLDDSFVILDEAQNTTSEQIKMFLTRLGFGSKMVVTGDLTQIDLPRGKISGLNVAFRILNNVDGISFIHLQSTDVVRHTLVKRIIDAYEVEDRKEQK; encoded by the coding sequence TTGACTGATAAGAAACAACATATTCTACTTTCTATACAAAATGCTAACGAAGTACAAGCTCTTTTCGGGCCAAATGATCGCCACTTAAAACGTTTAGAAGAAGCGTTTGAGACGACAATTTTAACGAGAGGAGAAGAAGTAAGCATAGAGGGTTCTGAAGAAGTTGGTCAAAAAATAGAGGGTATTTTGCTTACGCTTCTTCAGCTAATTAGAAAAGGGACACCAATTCATGAAAGAGATGTCGTGTATGCAGCGCAATTAGCTGAGAGAGATATGCTGCACGAATTACCTGATTTATTTGATGATAAAATTACAGTTAGTGCAAAAGGAAAACCTATTTTAGCAAAAACATTAGGGCAGAGACATTATGTATCTGCAATTAGAAAACATGATATTGTATTTGGAATAGGACCGGCTGGAACTGGAAAAACATATCTTGCTGTTGTGATGGCTGTTCATGCATTAAAAGAAGGCCACATTAAGCGCATCGTTCTCACTAGACCTGCTGTCGAAGCAGGAGAAAGCCTTGGTTTTTTACCTGGGGATCTTAAAGAAAAAGTTGATCCTTATTTAAGGCCATTATATGATGCACTCCATGATGTATTAGGATTTGAACAAACAGAACGATTGTTGGAAAGAGGTACAATTGAAATCGCCCCGTTGGCTTATATGAGAGGAAGAACACTAGATGACTCATTTGTCATTTTAGATGAAGCTCAAAACACAACATCAGAACAAATAAAAATGTTTCTTACTAGACTAGGGTTTGGTTCAAAGATGGTTGTTACTGGCGATTTAACACAAATCGATTTACCGAGAGGGAAAATTTCTGGACTAAATGTAGCGTTTCGCATATTAAACAATGTGGATGGTATCTCCTTTATCCACTTACAATCAACAGATGTCGTTAGGCATACGTTAGTAAAGCGAATCATTGATGCTTATGAAGTCGAAGACCGCAAGGAGCAGAAATAA
- the prmA gene encoding 50S ribosomal protein L11 methyltransferase — MKWSEICIHTTQEAVEPVGNILHEAGASGVVIEDPHDLVKVWDTNFGEVYELSPEDYPEEGVIMKAYLPVNSFLGETVEEIKEAINQLLIYDIDIGHNKVTLSEVNEEEWATAWKKYYKPVKVSENITITPTWEEYEKVHEKELIIELDPGMAFGTGTHPTTVLCIQALEKHLKLGDTVVDVGTGSGVLSIAAAKLGAQHILALDLDDVAVKAANLNVKLNRVQDRIDVKQSNLLEKVESNPTLIIANILAEVIVKMTDDAFGCLQPGGKIITSGIIQGKRSFVKDALIKSGFEVCEVVEMEDWLAIIAKKPE; from the coding sequence TTGAAATGGTCAGAAATATGTATTCATACAACACAAGAAGCAGTGGAACCTGTTGGGAATATTCTACACGAGGCTGGGGCAAGTGGCGTCGTCATTGAAGATCCACATGACTTAGTTAAAGTATGGGACACTAATTTTGGTGAAGTATATGAGTTGTCACCAGAAGATTACCCTGAAGAGGGAGTAATAATGAAAGCTTATTTACCTGTTAATAGCTTTTTAGGTGAAACTGTTGAAGAAATCAAAGAGGCCATTAACCAACTCCTTATTTATGATATTGATATAGGTCATAACAAGGTTACGCTTAGCGAAGTGAATGAAGAAGAATGGGCAACAGCTTGGAAAAAGTACTATAAACCAGTGAAAGTATCAGAAAATATTACAATTACGCCTACGTGGGAAGAATATGAAAAGGTTCACGAGAAAGAACTTATTATTGAACTTGATCCTGGAATGGCTTTTGGTACTGGCACTCACCCAACAACCGTTCTTTGTATCCAAGCGTTAGAAAAGCATTTAAAATTAGGGGATACTGTTGTTGATGTTGGAACTGGTTCTGGTGTCCTTAGTATTGCTGCAGCGAAACTAGGCGCTCAACATATTCTTGCGCTTGACTTAGATGATGTTGCAGTTAAAGCTGCAAATTTAAATGTGAAACTTAATAGAGTTCAGGATAGAATTGATGTAAAACAAAGTAATCTCCTTGAAAAAGTAGAGAGTAACCCAACATTAATTATTGCAAATATATTAGCAGAAGTTATTGTAAAAATGACAGATGATGCATTCGGTTGTTTACAACCAGGCGGTAAAATAATAACTTCTGGCATAATCCAAGGTAAGAGAAGTTTTGTGAAAGACGCGTTAATAAAAAGTGGCTTTGAAGTATGTGAAGTCGTTGAAATGGAAGATTGGTTAGCTATCATTGCAAAAAAACCAGAATAG